The genomic DNA GGTGCCGGGCACCGTGGTCGATATGGTGCTCGGCACTCAGAATTATCTAACAGAAGAGCAAATAAAAGACCTTTACCGACAGTACGGTTTGGACAAACCTTTGATCGTTCAATATTTTCTCTGGCTTAGGAACGTGGTTGTTTTCGAATTCGGTGTATCTTTGAGAACGGGTAAACCCGTATTGCAACTGATTTTGAGCAGATTACCTGTGACTTTAGAGCTGGCTGTACTTTCCATGACGATAGCTTTGAGTTTGGGAATAGTGCTGGGAGTCACTGCGGCGGTGAAGAAGGATAGTTTTGTAGACGATGTCATTAGGTTGTTCAGCTTGATTGGAATCTCTTCCCCAGCTTTTTGGATCGGCGCGATATTCATCGTCTTGTTCTCTGGCTTGTTCAAAGGCTTCAACATTTTCGGATACGTGCCTTTCAATCAAGATATTCTGAAGAATATTCAATCGATGTTGTTGCCATCTTTAACACTCGGCTTAATGATCTGCGCTCAAATAGTTCGTATAAGTAGGTCTTCCATGCTCGATGCCCTCAGGCAAGAGTACATAAAAACTGCCAAGGCGAAAGGTGTGAGTCGTTCTGCATTGATCTTCAAGCACGCGCTCAAAAATGCTCTGATCCCCGTTATAACTATCTCTGGGATACAACTTGGTTATTTGGTCGGGGGAACGATCGTTGTAGAAAATCTCTTCGCACTCCCTGGCTTAGGAAGGCTTTTGTTGCAAGCTGTGAACGAAAGAGACTATCCTGTCGTTCAATCGATCGTACTGTTTGTGGCCGTCATGATCGTTTTATTGAACATTCTAATCGATTTCATTTACACACTCGTTGACCCAAGAGTGGAGCTGAAATGAAAATGAGAATTTTCAGAAAAATTTTAAAAAGGCCTTTGAATATCTTCGCTCTGTCGATATTGTTTTTGATCGTTCTGATGGCCATCTTTCCAAAAATCTTTTCAACGTATCATCCTTTCGCTATGGACTATGAAGCGATGCTCAGTCCCCCCTCTTTGAAACATTTTTTCGGCACCGATCAGTTCGGTAGAGACATCTACTCACGTTGTGTCCACGGCGTACAAAAAAGTGTCCTGGTGGCATTCTCCTCAATTCTGCTGGCTTGCTTTTTCGGAACACTTTTGGGGCTTACTTCTGGATATTACGGTGGTGTTGTAGATTTAATAATCATGCGTATTTGCGATAGTTTCTTTGCTTTTCCAACACTCGTGCTGGCCTTGTTCATCGTGG from Pseudothermotoga sp. includes the following:
- a CDS encoding ABC transporter permease → MTFSYTIRRILVSIPTVLLVVLMVFLAIHLVPGTVVDMVLGTQNYLTEEQIKDLYRQYGLDKPLIVQYFLWLRNVVVFEFGVSLRTGKPVLQLILSRLPVTLELAVLSMTIALSLGIVLGVTAAVKKDSFVDDVIRLFSLIGISSPAFWIGAIFIVLFSGLFKGFNIFGYVPFNQDILKNIQSMLLPSLTLGLMICAQIVRISRSSMLDALRQEYIKTAKAKGVSRSALIFKHALKNALIPVITISGIQLGYLVGGTIVVENLFALPGLGRLLLQAVNERDYPVVQSIVLFVAVMIVLLNILIDFIYTLVDPRVELK